TTTAGTTTTAAGCATGTGGTCCATTATTATCTTATTACCCATCAATGTGATATTAACGTACACAACCCTCCTAAAGTAAACATGGACCCTCAACCGTATCATCCACGGTCACGTTACAAATGGCCCAGGCCCACCATTTTAATGGTTTTACCAAACAGCGGTTGTTTCTGCACACACACCATCTTAACATTATTACCTACCTAATTGTCGTCAACTCCATCAATGAAAATAGCAACCCTAATTTGTAATAGCATCGGCAATGGAGGACGGTGATGCGGAGGAGGTCACATGGAGTCGGGATCGATGGATCTACTAACAAGAGAGCTCATGGGGTACCCGAGATACCttttaatttttctttaaaaTCTGTCACTTAGACCACCCCTAATGGGGTTTTTTTTGGCATGGATTGTGCCAAAAACGCCCGACACCCTGGCCTCATGGGCatttaatttcattttttttttgcttgGGCGTGGTCATTAAAACGCCGATGAAAAATTGAATAGCCAATAAGAATCATTCAACTCATCCATcataatattatttgttttagttttttaaaAAGATAATAAGTGGGTAATCATTTTGTTTGGCCATTACACCACTACACCCTTTTTTAACTTCAACCCCATTATGCTCTTTTGCTGCCTAGGATGCCACATGTTAGATAATGTCCAAGGAAAGGGCTTAAACTTCAAAGCCTCAGTACACATGATCTTACTTAGAGAGAGAGGGGGAAAGGACTTAGCCGGTTTCCAAGACAaaacttagagcattcacattcaagGAATCAAATTATGTGTGTGTTGTTTTTagaatataaagagtataaaaagtggttgtgagtggagaagagagaaaatgttactgttcatctgtatatttggagggacactgttcaccctctataattttttaatatattttgaaagtggttgtgagtggaggagagagaaaaggtaatgataaaggtataaaaatattatttaattaaaaatgagagagaaaatatagtgttttttagtataatttagggtgaaaatataatggattggatgtgaatgctcttaatcTTGGCTGCTAATTGTTCTGTAATTGTCtttggaggagagagagagagagagagtttctACAAAAGAGGGGTGTTTTTAAAAGGCTCATTCTATACGCACCCCCCTCTTCCTGATTACACCCCCtttgtgagaggaaaactgtcggtcccacgcagaccccacctgtaagtatgtgagaggagggggggtgaaaaaagtaaatagggggggtgtagaaagtagcacccttTTAAAATTGACTTTGAGGTTGGTTGCCTCTATAAACAAACACTCTTTCCCAGTGAACATGTTAATACTCTTTATTTAGATTCCAGTTAGAGATCTTATTTGTGGATGTCTGTGTCTCACTTTAAATTAAGTTAAATAGAAAGGGAGAGAATGAAACAAAACAAGTGATGAATGAACTTACGCTTTGCTAGCAGCATAGATTGCATATAGAGGATGTGAAGGTACAACAATAGCAGCCCCAGAACCAATATTAACAATGGCTCCTTTCTTTCTCTCAACCATTCCTTCAATCACAGCCTTTGTTACCAAACTTGTACCTTCCACATTCACTTTCACCACTTTGATCCAAACATCTTGTTCAACCTCATGAAAATACCTAGCAACAGGATAAGTCACCCCTACATTATTTACCAAAACACCCACATCAATATTTTCACCAACAATCACTTTCTGCATCCCCCTAACTCCAGCCACCACTTCGTCTCCAGAAAAATCGATAGCGAAAATCTTGATCTTGGTCCATGGATACGCCGACAAGATCTCATCGGAAACCTCATTAAGCTTGGCTAGGTTTCTGCTAACCAAGATTAGGTGGAGACCCTTTTGGGCTAACTGAAAGGCAAAAGCTTTACCTATTCCGTCGGTGGCTCCGGTGATGAGAGCCCATGAACCGTAGTTGTTGAGGTTTTTGGGTGGGCGGAGGAAAGTAATGAAAATCCATCTACAGAAGGTGAAAGATAGATTTAAAAGGGAAAGAAAACCAAGTAAAGAGAATAAAAGTAGCCATGAAGCAGGTTGCATGGTTTCACTTGCATTGCATACCACCATCAACAAGTGCCCACCCTGTATATATTACATATACTTCCCAAACATCTCATTTTGGACTTTTTTTTAAATGTTGCACCTATAATTTTGATTTCACGAGTACACTACCGCTCCCTCATTCccaaaattaatatattaaattttattatatatatattcaattagttttttcattctttgaatagttatctatattttatatttaaaaaaggAAAGAGTTAAAATTTTACATAGAGTAACTGTAGTGAATAGCAGTTATGATGTGCTTATAGTTATCtaccttttaat
The sequence above is drawn from the Helianthus annuus cultivar XRQ/B chromosome 12, HanXRQr2.0-SUNRISE, whole genome shotgun sequence genome and encodes:
- the LOC110896162 gene encoding very-long-chain 3-oxoacyl-CoA reductase-like protein At1g24470 yields the protein MVVCNASETMQPASWLLLFSLLGFLSLLNLSFTFCRWIFITFLRPPKNLNNYGSWALITGATDGIGKAFAFQLAQKGLHLILVSRNLAKLNEVSDEILSAYPWTKIKIFAIDFSGDEVVAGVRGMQKVIVGENIDVGVLVNNVGVTYPVARYFHEVEQDVWIKVVKVNVEGTSLVTKAVIEGMVERKKGAIVNIGSGAAIVVPSHPLYAIYAASKAYIDQLSRSLYVEYKSFGIDIQCQVPLYVSTKMASQVAMVQKSSFFIPTAEEYVKAAIRQIGYESRCMPYWAHSIQWFFASMAPDSLLDAWRLSIGIQRGGYKT